Proteins from a genomic interval of Fundulus heteroclitus isolate FHET01 chromosome 21, MU-UCD_Fhet_4.1, whole genome shotgun sequence:
- the LOC105921226 gene encoding E3 ubiquitin/ISG15 ligase TRIM25 isoform X1 has protein sequence MAQRAVSLDEDMFCCSICLDLLTEPVTIPCGHNYCLTCISNHWTAQEQRGGYSCPQCREVFLPRPVLGKNTMLADLVEEMKKMEVQDAPPPHLYVGPGDMGCDFCCGRKLKATKSCLQCLASYCDLHLQPHYDSPAFQSHKLVPASADIQENICSLHNKMKEIFCRSDQQTICYLCSLEDHRGHHTVSAAAERADRQQELGSTQQDIQQRVRHRDTDLKLLQKTLEDVDSSADDAVQDVQQMFHQLLQLLDRSSSDMQQQIRSQQEEEVSRLKELQQKVQQEISELTRRDAELEKLSHTEDHSQFLRRFLSLTSLSPSPNIHIQPVNYFKEVAAAVTQLTQKLQDTLTQECTRISRTRADPSPTPAQPETPQSPQALLSRLGSKESAPAGPLEPEESKASASPPTPAESGPVPTPPPRLQSSEPRFLQPSACATFTSSSIEPSAPVYTPSVQVKTPKPLYPLPTERTIYPFTPPLGYPSAPAGTVPSAPVYTSTGSRTSQPAAPPAPDPPTVSPLRRLLQNYSNISSPAHPAPEQSRGPLPGLTKNPFTPPLGYPSPNPFKGSPPAAPTPAEPRTRAEFLSYACRVTFDPNTANKLLVLSGQNRRATRAKRKQSYPNHPERFRDRFQVLSREVLTGRCYWEVEWHGIVSVAVAYRRMVRAGGTSGFGDNKMSWALYCHNNKYIHDGTGTVLSGPQSSRIGVYLDYQAGVLSFYSVSATMVLLHRVQTSFTEPLHAGICVGSGSAELLQLL, from the exons ATGGCTCAGCGGGCGGTGTCCCTGGATGAGGACATGTTCTGCTGCTCCATCTGTCTGGACCTGCTGACGGAGCCGGTGACCATCCCCTGCGGTCACAACTACTGCCTGACCTGCATCAGCAACCACTGGACAGCCCAGGAGCAGCGGGGGGgctacagctgccctcagtgcagggAGGTCTTCCTGCCACGGCCGGTTCTGGGCAAGAACACCATGCTGGCCGACCTGGTGGAGGAAATGAAGAAGATGGAGGTCCAGGacgctcctcctcctcacctgtACGTGGGACCAGGAGACATGGGCTGTGACTTctgctgtgggaggaagctgaagGCCACCAAGTCCTGCCTGCAATGCCTGGCCTCCTACTGTGACCTCCACCTCCAGCCTCACTACGACTCCCCCGCCTTTCAGAGCCACAAGCTGGTCCCGGCCTCTGCAGACatccaggagaacatctgctcccTTCACAACAAGATGAAGGAGATCTTCTGCCGCAGCGACCAGCAGACCATCTGCTACCTGTGCTCCCTGGAGGACCACAGAGGCCACCACACCGTCTCCGCCGCGGCAGAGAGGGCCGACAGGCAGCAGGAGCTCGGCTCCACCCAGCAGGACATCCAGCAGAGGGTCCGGCACCGAGACACGGACCTGAAGCTGCTTCAGAAGACGCTGGAGGACGTCGACAGCTCGGCTGACGACGCAGTGCAGGACGTCCAGCAGATGTTCcaccagctgctgcagctcttgGACAGAAGCAGCAGCGACAtgcagcagcagatcagatcccagcaggaggaggaagtgaGTCGACTCAAAGAGCTTCAGCAGAAGGTCCAGCAGGAGATCTCAGAGCTGACCAGGAGAGACGCTGAGCTGGAGAAGCTGTCTCACACCGAGGACCACAGCCAGTTCCTGCGCAGGTTCCTCTCGCTGACGTCGCTCAGCCCATCTCCAAACATCCACATCCAGCCTGTAAACTACTTTAAGGAGGTAGCGGCTGCCGTCACACAGCTGACCcagaagctgcaggacacccTGACCCAGGAGTGCACCAGGATCTCCAGGACCAGAGCAGATCCTTCACCGACTCCAGCCCAGCCGGAGACTCCACAGTCGCCACAGGCTCTGCTTTCAAGACTCGGCTCCAAGGAATCGGCCCCAGCAGGTCCCCTGGAACCAGAGGAGTCCAAGGCTTCAGCATCTCCCCCAACCCCAGCCGAGTCCGGGCCGGTACCGACGCCACCGCCTCGCCTGCAGTCCTCTGAGCCCCGGTTCCTACAACCTTCAGCCTGCGCCACCTTCACAAGCTCCAGCATTGAGCCCTCAGCACCCGTTTACACGCCTTCAGTTCAGGTCAAGACCCCAAAACCACTGTACCCGCTGCCGACTGAGCGCACGATTTACCCATTTACACCACCGCTGG GTTACCCATCAGCACCAGCAGGTACCGTACCATCAGCACCGGTCTACACGTCAACTGGGTCCAGGACCTCACAACCAGCAGCTCCCCCAGCGCCGGACCCGCCCACAGTGTCTCCATTAAGACGTTTGCTACAGAATTACTCAAACATCTCATCACCAGCTCACCCAGCGCCGGAGCAGTCCAGAGGTCCGTTACCGGGCCTGACGAAGAACCCATTTACACCACCACTGGGTTACCCATCACCAAACCCGTTCAAAGGTTCCCCGCCAGCAGCACCGACACCAGCAGAACCCAGGACCAGAGCAGAGTTCCTGTCCTACGCCTGTCGGGTCACGTTTGACCCAAACACGGCTAATAAACTGCTGGTTCTGTCCGGGCAGAACCGCAGAGCGACACGAGCAAAGAGGAAGCAGTCGTACCCCAATCATCCAGAGAGATTCAGGGACCGGTTCCAGGTTCTGAGCAGAGAGGTTCTGACCGGgcgctgttactgggaggtggagtggCATGGGATCGTTTCTGTGGCCGTTGCTTACAGACGTATGGTCCGGGCCGGCGGTACCAGTGGATTTGGAGATAATAAGATGTCCTGGGCTTTATACTGTCACAATAACAAATACATCCATGACGGTACCGGCACCGTCCTCTCTGGACCTCAGTCTTCTAGGATCGGAGTCTACCTGGATTATCAGGCAGGggttctgtccttctacagcgtctcAGCAACCATGGTTCTGCTGCACCGAGTCCAGACCTCCTTCACTGAGCCGTTACACGCTGGAATCTGTGTCGGTTCTGGATCTGCAGAGCTACTTCAGCTGCTCTAG
- the LOC105921226 gene encoding E3 ubiquitin/ISG15 ligase TRIM25 isoform X2: MAQRAVSLDEDMFCCSICLDLLTEPVTIPCGHNYCLTCISNHWTAQEQRGGYSCPQCREVFLPRPVLGKNTMLADLVEEMKKMEVQDAPPPHLYVGPGDMGCDFCCGRKLKATKSCLQCLASYCDLHLQPHYDSPAFQSHKLVPASADIQENICSLHNKMKEIFCRSDQQTICYLCSLEDHRGHHTVSAAAERADRQQELGSTQQDIQQRVRHRDTDLKLLQKTLEDVDSSADDAVQDVQQMFHQLLQLLDRSSSDMQQQIRSQQEEEVSRLKELQQKVQQEISELTRRDAELEKLSHTEDHSQFLRRFLSLTSLSPSPNIHIQPVNYFKEVAAAVTQLTQKLQDTLTQECTRISRTRADPSPTPAQPETPQSPQALLSRLGSKESAPAGPLEPEESKASASPPTPAESGPVPTPPPRLQSSEPRFLQPSACATFTSSSIEPSAPVYTPSVQVKTPKPLYPLPTERTIYPFTPPLGYPTAPAGTVPSAPVYTSTGSRTSQPAAPPAPDPPTVSPLRRLLQNYSNISSPAHPAPEQSRGPLPGLTKNPFTPPLGYPSPNPFKGSPPAAPTPAEPRTRAEFLSYACRVTFDPNTANKLLVLSGQNRRATRAKRKQSYPNHPERFRDRFQVLSREVLTGRCYWEVEWHGIVSVAVAYRRMVRAGGTSGFGDNKMSWALYCHNNKYIHDGTGTVLSGPQSSRIGVYLDYQAGVLSFYSVSATMVLLHRVQTSFTEPLHAGICVGSGSAELLQLL, translated from the exons ATGGCTCAGCGGGCGGTGTCCCTGGATGAGGACATGTTCTGCTGCTCCATCTGTCTGGACCTGCTGACGGAGCCGGTGACCATCCCCTGCGGTCACAACTACTGCCTGACCTGCATCAGCAACCACTGGACAGCCCAGGAGCAGCGGGGGGgctacagctgccctcagtgcagggAGGTCTTCCTGCCACGGCCGGTTCTGGGCAAGAACACCATGCTGGCCGACCTGGTGGAGGAAATGAAGAAGATGGAGGTCCAGGacgctcctcctcctcacctgtACGTGGGACCAGGAGACATGGGCTGTGACTTctgctgtgggaggaagctgaagGCCACCAAGTCCTGCCTGCAATGCCTGGCCTCCTACTGTGACCTCCACCTCCAGCCTCACTACGACTCCCCCGCCTTTCAGAGCCACAAGCTGGTCCCGGCCTCTGCAGACatccaggagaacatctgctcccTTCACAACAAGATGAAGGAGATCTTCTGCCGCAGCGACCAGCAGACCATCTGCTACCTGTGCTCCCTGGAGGACCACAGAGGCCACCACACCGTCTCCGCCGCGGCAGAGAGGGCCGACAGGCAGCAGGAGCTCGGCTCCACCCAGCAGGACATCCAGCAGAGGGTCCGGCACCGAGACACGGACCTGAAGCTGCTTCAGAAGACGCTGGAGGACGTCGACAGCTCGGCTGACGACGCAGTGCAGGACGTCCAGCAGATGTTCcaccagctgctgcagctcttgGACAGAAGCAGCAGCGACAtgcagcagcagatcagatcccagcaggaggaggaagtgaGTCGACTCAAAGAGCTTCAGCAGAAGGTCCAGCAGGAGATCTCAGAGCTGACCAGGAGAGACGCTGAGCTGGAGAAGCTGTCTCACACCGAGGACCACAGCCAGTTCCTGCGCAGGTTCCTCTCGCTGACGTCGCTCAGCCCATCTCCAAACATCCACATCCAGCCTGTAAACTACTTTAAGGAGGTAGCGGCTGCCGTCACACAGCTGACCcagaagctgcaggacacccTGACCCAGGAGTGCACCAGGATCTCCAGGACCAGAGCAGATCCTTCACCGACTCCAGCCCAGCCGGAGACTCCACAGTCGCCACAGGCTCTGCTTTCAAGACTCGGCTCCAAGGAATCGGCCCCAGCAGGTCCCCTGGAACCAGAGGAGTCCAAGGCTTCAGCATCTCCCCCAACCCCAGCCGAGTCCGGGCCGGTACCGACGCCACCGCCTCGCCTGCAGTCCTCTGAGCCCCGGTTCCTACAACCTTCAGCCTGCGCCACCTTCACAAGCTCCAGCATTGAGCCCTCAGCACCCGTTTACACGCCTTCAGTTCAGGTCAAGACCCCAAAACCACTGTACCCGCTGCCGACTGAGCGCACGATTTACCCATTTACACCACCGCTGGGTTACCCAACGGCACCGGCAG GTACCGTACCATCAGCACCGGTCTACACGTCAACTGGGTCCAGGACCTCACAACCAGCAGCTCCCCCAGCGCCGGACCCGCCCACAGTGTCTCCATTAAGACGTTTGCTACAGAATTACTCAAACATCTCATCACCAGCTCACCCAGCGCCGGAGCAGTCCAGAGGTCCGTTACCGGGCCTGACGAAGAACCCATTTACACCACCACTGGGTTACCCATCACCAAACCCGTTCAAAGGTTCCCCGCCAGCAGCACCGACACCAGCAGAACCCAGGACCAGAGCAGAGTTCCTGTCCTACGCCTGTCGGGTCACGTTTGACCCAAACACGGCTAATAAACTGCTGGTTCTGTCCGGGCAGAACCGCAGAGCGACACGAGCAAAGAGGAAGCAGTCGTACCCCAATCATCCAGAGAGATTCAGGGACCGGTTCCAGGTTCTGAGCAGAGAGGTTCTGACCGGgcgctgttactgggaggtggagtggCATGGGATCGTTTCTGTGGCCGTTGCTTACAGACGTATGGTCCGGGCCGGCGGTACCAGTGGATTTGGAGATAATAAGATGTCCTGGGCTTTATACTGTCACAATAACAAATACATCCATGACGGTACCGGCACCGTCCTCTCTGGACCTCAGTCTTCTAGGATCGGAGTCTACCTGGATTATCAGGCAGGggttctgtccttctacagcgtctcAGCAACCATGGTTCTGCTGCACCGAGTCCAGACCTCCTTCACTGAGCCGTTACACGCTGGAATCTGTGTCGGTTCTGGATCTGCAGAGCTACTTCAGCTGCTCTAG
- the sycp2l gene encoding synaptonemal complex protein 2-like isoform X5, which translates to MGQGSLPVDQLSVVLLQLARTALEAGVHFPLRLEAVRTFNSILEFLSRQQRRRIQNDQNQMRILSQVAAAVLTVGDYEMQVSLVEVLCRLTPRRERQQRANQWFSNRNVGAAFCDIRDADFEVDSRRFLNFLNCCHSGQRRVYSFPCLQAFLSSTQLFRPKDEKLNEFWIDFNVGSTCVSFFIDDPQSFLWESVHLPKEDVDYYNLQVKNNETVLSIRLTNPIMHLDIRGHLVELTFTAEHHRELQEAAWNVFNRAASSAGEDGAGQNPPSENRRPGRFYSRKRTPSKSQLKILPLSSPSSEDESPPQAAASNRAEVLFDRIRHSSPTCSSAVLPPFDPAAGPQAQPAHLEGPPSGDAQGAELQPEDADQGRSSKKEGLRRREAADTGYLSDLTEEPTPLKRKAEPLQSWEESCSPIKGSGQAAEEAPPSEGVWPDVTEQKAEPESLLACDITAAFASFKAQLERRFTDCWQKAEAEVQGSLRDCQLRVSSLLTAVHQHRLLLLQQFQNSVTEQLKQLEENCDKLNSINSQIQTLFHSKMEHLSSFCEEHLKRLETVEPDQLKTACSSSQ; encoded by the exons ATGGGCCAAGGTTCTCTCCCAG TGGACCAGCTGTCGGTGGTTCTGCTCCAGCTGGCCCGCACGGCTCTGGAGGCAGGAGTCCACTTCCCGCTGAGACTGGAG GCCGTCAGAACCTTCAACAGCATCCTGGAGTTCCTGAGCCGCCAGCAGAGGAGGCGGATCCAGAACGACCAGAACCAGATGCGGATACT GTCTCAGGTGGCAGCTGCCGTTCTGACGGTTGGAG ACTACGAAATGCAGGTGAGCCTGGTGGAGGTGCTGTGCCGCCTGACGCCGCGCAGGGAGCGGCAGCAGAGAGCCAATCAGTGGTTCTCCAACAGGAACGTCGGCGCCGCCTTCTGTGACATCAGAGACGCCGACTTTGAGGTG GACTCCAGGCGCTTCCTAAACTTCCTCAACTGCTGCCATTCAGGCCAGAGGAG GGTTTACAGTTTCCCCTGCCTGCAAGCGTTCCTCAGCTCCACTCAG CTGTTCCGACCCAAAGACGAGAAACTCAACGAGTTCTGGATCGACTTCAACGTCGGTTCCACATGTGTGAGCTTTTTCATCGACGATCCTCAG AGCTTCCTGTGGGAGTCGGTCCACCTGCCGAAGGAGGATGTGGATTATTACAACCTGCAGGTGAAGAACAACG AGACGGTCCTCAGCATCAGGCTGACCAATCCCATCATGCACCTGGACATCAGAGGTCACCTGGTGGAGCTGACCTTCACCGCGGAACACCACAGAGAGCTGCAGGAGGCTGCGTGGAACGTCTTCAAT AGAGCAGCGAGTTCTGCCGGTGAAGACGGAGCGGGCCAGAACCCCCCCTCTGAGAACAGGCGCCCGGGCCGGTTCTACAGCCGCAAGAGAACGCCGAGCAAGAGTCAGCTGAAGA ttctgcCGCTGTCGTCTCCCAGCAGCGAGGACGAGTCCCCCCCACAG GCGGCAGCCTCAAACCGGGCCGAGGTTCTGTTCGACCGGATCCGCCACTCCAGCCCCACCTGCAGCT CCGCCGTCCTGCCGCCGTTCGATCCCGCCGCCGGTCCTCAGGCTCAGCCAGCACACCTGGAGGGGCCGCCGTCAGGTGACGCTCAGGGGGCGGAGCTTCAGCCTGAGGACGCCGACCAGGGGAGGAGCTCTAAGAAG GAAGgtctgaggaggagagaagCAGCAGATACAG GGTACCTGTCAGACCTGACCGAGGAGCCGACGCCCCTGAAGAGAAAGGCGGAGCCTCTGCAAAGCTGGGAGGAGTCATGCTCACCGATAAAAG GGAGTGGTCAGGCTGCAGAGGAGGCTCCTCCCAGTGAGGGGGTGTGGCCGGATGTGACGGAGCAGAAGGCGGAGCCTGAGTCCCTGCTGGCGTGTGACATCACGGCTGCGTTTGCGTCCTTCAAAGCCCAGCTGGAGCGGCGCTTCACG GACTGCTGGCAGAAAGCTGAGGCTGAGGTCCAAGGCTCCCTGAGAGACTGCCAGCTACGCGTGTCCTCGCTGCTCACAGCCGTCCATCAGCACAG gttgttgctgctgcagcagtttCAAAACagcgtcacagagcagctgaagcagctggaagAAAACTGCGACAAGCTGAACTCCATAAACTCTCAGATTCAG ACCCTCTTCCACTCTAAGATGGAGCACCTGAGTTCGTTCTGTGAGGAACATCTGAAAAG GCTGGAGACTGTGGAACCTGACCAGTTGAAAACAGCATGTTCATCCAGCCAGTAG